The Saprospiraceae bacterium genome includes a window with the following:
- a CDS encoding NAD(P)/FAD-dependent oxidoreductase, translating to MERYPARLKVVEYLDSYQKEMNIHPIFNVEATSVRKDGEHWITETTKGTIKSKYVIIATGPFGKARGINFNGQETFGGSIVHSSQYKTGKDYKGKKVLVVGFGNSACEIAIDLHEQGAFPSMAVRAAVNVLPRDIMGIPILQLGLLMAPLPPKLADKLNAPLMNLLTGDITKLGLKKLPYGPLEQIQKDQTVPLLDIGTLKLIKQGHIKIFENIEKIDRNTVTFTDGKNDKFDSIVAAIGYDKGFEGNFIKVEKSRFEDLKVSVDNQKYFGKDGLYFCGFWISPTGQIREISLDAQKIVKHIKNSEKSNYT from the coding sequence GTGGAAAGATATCCTGCCAGGCTGAAAGTGGTAGAATACTTGGACAGCTACCAAAAAGAAATGAACATACATCCTATCTTTAATGTGGAGGCTACTTCTGTAAGAAAAGACGGGGAGCATTGGATTACTGAAACCACCAAAGGTACAATTAAGTCCAAGTATGTCATTATAGCCACAGGTCCTTTTGGGAAAGCCCGTGGTATAAACTTTAATGGTCAAGAGACTTTTGGAGGTTCTATTGTGCATAGTAGCCAGTATAAAACCGGAAAAGATTATAAAGGAAAAAAAGTATTGGTGGTAGGTTTTGGCAATTCTGCATGTGAAATAGCTATAGACTTGCACGAACAAGGTGCTTTCCCAAGTATGGCTGTCCGAGCAGCGGTAAATGTACTTCCCCGAGATATCATGGGTATCCCTATTTTACAATTAGGTTTATTGATGGCACCTTTACCACCAAAATTGGCAGATAAGCTCAATGCTCCATTGATGAATTTATTGACTGGAGATATTACAAAATTAGGATTAAAAAAACTGCCTTACGGGCCGCTGGAGCAAATTCAAAAAGATCAAACCGTACCACTTTTGGATATTGGGACTTTAAAGTTGATAAAACAAGGGCATATCAAAATATTTGAAAATATAGAAAAAATAGATAGAAATACCGTCACATTTACAGATGGCAAAAACGATAAATTTGATTCCATAGTTGCAGCAATAGGTTATGATAAAGGTTTTGAAGGCAATTTTATAAAAGTGGAAAAGAGTAGATTTGAAGATCTCAAAGTATCAGTAGATAATCAAAAGTACTTCGGGAAGGACGGCTTATATTTTTGTGGATTCTGGATATCACCTACAGGACAAATACGTGAGATTTCATTAGATGCACAAAAGATTGTAAAACATATAAAAAATTCAGAAAAATCAAATTATACTTAA
- a CDS encoding FAD-dependent monooxygenase, which yields MQEAKVLIIGASVAGLASAGSLHKAGIDYLIIEKHDQVATPWRNHYERLHLHTNKSLSALP from the coding sequence ATGCAAGAGGCAAAAGTACTGATTATTGGAGCTAGTGTAGCAGGTTTGGCGTCTGCCGGAAGTTTACATAAAGCTGGCATAGATTATTTAATTATCGAAAAACATGATCAGGTAGCTACACCGTGGCGAAATCATTATGAGCGTTTACATCTGCATACCAACAAGTCGTTATCCGCTTTACCATAA
- a CDS encoding sterol desaturase family protein, translating into MSDLINIVAENHVYIIFAILLVFGLIEAAFGYFSISKRSKDDVLVESINTLFLMVITKPVVMFLAFQLMKLIIPGKEKILLNTPFWLGLILFLLVDDFLQYWYHRSSHEYKWLWKHHRPHHAATEMGFLVSYRETIYFYMMMPNVWWLGIATFLGLAIPVAVGIVLKQLIVISSHSLATWDSFFHKRPAFKPILKVLERIFITPAFHHAHHAVSKIDDIGQPNGNFGNMFSIWDQLFGTATFKHAFPTEYGLPNDPKDSWAAHTFYPLVKSDKPGSELSSDYIFEKTTVLEPAVLTLKEGDYLYCTCGYSKTQPFCDGSHHGTKYQPQKFTIRKEREYRLCQCKECGKGPFCDDSHLKFIKN; encoded by the coding sequence ATGAGCGATTTGATAAATATAGTAGCAGAAAACCATGTATATATTATATTTGCTATTCTGCTTGTTTTCGGACTTATAGAAGCAGCTTTCGGGTATTTTTCCATTTCTAAGCGCAGCAAAGACGATGTATTGGTTGAGTCGATCAATACTCTCTTTCTTATGGTGATCACCAAGCCAGTAGTTATGTTTTTAGCTTTTCAGCTGATGAAACTGATCATACCTGGTAAAGAAAAAATTTTATTAAACACACCATTTTGGCTTGGGTTGATCCTTTTTTTATTGGTTGATGATTTTTTACAATATTGGTATCATCGCTCTTCTCATGAATACAAGTGGCTTTGGAAACACCATCGTCCGCATCATGCAGCGACGGAAATGGGCTTTTTGGTTTCCTACCGCGAGACGATCTATTTCTACATGATGATGCCCAATGTGTGGTGGCTTGGAATAGCTACTTTTTTGGGTTTAGCTATACCAGTAGCAGTCGGAATTGTCTTGAAGCAATTAATTGTGATATCATCGCATAGCCTAGCCACTTGGGATAGTTTTTTTCACAAAAGACCGGCCTTCAAGCCTATACTTAAGGTGTTAGAACGGATTTTTATCACTCCTGCTTTTCATCATGCACATCATGCAGTATCTAAAATAGACGATATTGGTCAGCCTAATGGAAATTTTGGAAATATGTTTTCGATTTGGGATCAGCTTTTTGGTACAGCCACTTTTAAACATGCTTTTCCGACGGAATATGGCTTACCAAACGATCCTAAGGATTCATGGGCAGCTCACACTTTTTATCCGTTGGTAAAATCCGACAAGCCGGGTTCAGAATTGTCAAGTGATTATATATTTGAAAAAACAACGGTACTCGAACCCGCAGTTTTGACTTTAAAAGAAGGCGATTATCTCTACTGCACTTGTGGTTATAGCAAAACACAGCCATTTTGCGATGGATCTCACCATGGTACCAAGTATCAACCCCAAAAATTTACCATACGAAAGGAAAGAGAATATAGGCTTTGTCAATGTAAAGAATGTGGGAAAGGTCCTTTTTGTGATGATTCACATTTGAAATTTATTAAAAATTAG
- the rpmA gene encoding 50S ribosomal protein L27, whose translation MAHKKGVGSSDNGRDSKSKRLGVKLFAGQSAEAGNILVRQRGTKFHAGENAYLGKDFTIHAKVDGVVAFKKGKSERTWVSIIPALNEVQETLAPVAKAKSAPTKSAPVAPPPAASEEE comes from the coding sequence ATGGCTCATAAAAAAGGTGTCGGTAGTTCGGACAACGGACGGGATAGTAAAAGCAAAAGATTAGGAGTAAAGCTTTTCGCTGGTCAATCGGCCGAAGCGGGTAACATATTGGTGAGACAAAGAGGAACAAAATTCCACGCCGGTGAAAATGCCTACTTAGGAAAAGATTTTACCATCCATGCAAAAGTGGACGGAGTTGTAGCATTCAAAAAAGGAAAGTCTGAAAGGACTTGGGTGAGCATCATTCCAGCACTTAATGAAGTACAAGAAACCTTAGCTCCAGTGGCAAAAGCAAAATCAGCGCCGACAAAATCAGCGCCTGTAGCTCCACCCCCTGCAGCATCTGAAGAAGAATAG
- the rplU gene encoding 50S ribosomal protein L21 codes for MIAIVNIAGQQFKVTEGQELFVHQLEAAAGSSVSFDQVLMVDNNGSVQVGMPVISNAKVSATVIGNQKGDKVVVFKKKRRKGYQKKNGHRQSFTKIKIDSISA; via the coding sequence ATGATTGCAATCGTAAATATAGCTGGTCAGCAATTTAAAGTGACAGAAGGTCAGGAACTTTTTGTCCACCAGTTAGAAGCTGCTGCAGGGTCATCCGTGTCATTCGATCAGGTTCTGATGGTAGATAACAATGGTTCTGTTCAAGTAGGCATGCCGGTAATAAGCAATGCCAAAGTAAGTGCCACTGTCATCGGCAACCAAAAAGGTGACAAAGTGGTCGTCTTCAAAAAGAAAAGAAGAAAAGGTTACCAGAAGAAAAACGGTCACAGACAAAGTTTTACAAAAATTAAAATTGATTCTATCTCTGCGTAA
- a CDS encoding cellulase family glycosylhydrolase — protein sequence MKNFILIIFIHFFNFANTQNIIYNDNQSKITGTWTGNTNWSLMQIQSSSPYEGNNHYRFQYSNANGWAGFGLDMANWTTSGHNFNGNTHLSIAYKGMSDDQILSIKLRTSNGNPQYSNEIYFGNATTAYKVIEIPLLSLINGTNYTLNNVTAIDISVTTNSTFSGTVYFDDIKFIQKPIVAETSMDTWSRHEKMQKGVNLSNWLEAFWSIPYNAYPEFGKYNRANVTQLRNMGFNSYRLPVIFEQIASTNHPYTINPNHVTLQLVDSAIVWSQALDFNLIIDNHHGINLTNQNYLAEIPRLQSIWTQIINRYQYVDPDKVFFELYNEPQNTITNANLRVVMSALVDTIRNLTTKPFTLIMGGNHWNSMQGLTEFDPLDDQNIIYTFHSYEPYNFTHQQLSWTSPSYFPSLAFPSNSSDSLQLSDLIKSARTWSDIYRRPVMLGEYGVSTGAAAQSRCNYVSTIHKALNAYGIPGYYWDPFSASDGFGFMSGGTQISCFAAAMKTSSFNTCQKSVTNKSDFGAGSLREQISCANAGDTILIAASLTGDTLMLNYLPAFPNKNLTIKNQNPGPVYLKNSSDIRPLIFDKSGHSLNIDNITLLSPNSHLFLNQNGTTTLKNVKILAHPTSGKVELKGGQLKIEGDVLIKQ from the coding sequence ATGAAAAATTTTATTTTAATTATTTTTATACACTTTTTCAATTTTGCGAACACTCAAAATATTATCTACAATGACAACCAAAGTAAAATCACTGGTACCTGGACGGGGAACACAAATTGGTCATTGATGCAAATTCAGTCTTCATCTCCTTACGAAGGCAACAACCACTATCGCTTTCAATACAGCAATGCCAACGGATGGGCCGGTTTTGGATTGGACATGGCCAACTGGACTACATCCGGTCATAATTTTAATGGCAATACACATCTGAGTATAGCATATAAAGGTATGTCTGACGACCAAATATTGAGTATAAAACTAAGAACAAGTAACGGAAATCCTCAGTATAGTAACGAAATTTATTTCGGAAATGCAACTACAGCCTACAAAGTCATAGAAATACCTCTTTTGTCATTAATAAATGGCACAAACTATACGCTGAACAATGTCACAGCTATTGATATTTCTGTAACTACAAACAGCACTTTTTCAGGCACAGTGTATTTTGATGACATCAAATTTATACAAAAACCAATCGTGGCTGAAACTTCTATGGATACCTGGTCGCGACATGAAAAAATGCAAAAAGGAGTAAATTTATCCAATTGGCTTGAAGCATTTTGGAGTATTCCATATAATGCTTATCCGGAATTCGGCAAATACAACAGGGCAAATGTAACACAACTCAGAAACATGGGTTTCAACTCTTACAGGCTTCCTGTCATATTTGAACAGATAGCTTCTACAAATCATCCGTACACCATCAATCCCAATCATGTAACATTGCAGCTTGTAGACAGTGCCATAGTATGGTCTCAGGCATTGGATTTCAATCTTATAATTGACAATCATCACGGCATCAACCTCACTAATCAAAATTATCTCGCAGAGATTCCGAGATTACAATCTATCTGGACTCAAATCATCAACAGATACCAATATGTCGACCCGGACAAAGTATTTTTCGAACTATACAACGAACCCCAGAATACCATCACTAATGCCAATTTAAGAGTAGTGATGAGTGCACTTGTTGATACCATCAGAAACCTGACGACAAAACCTTTTACCCTTATCATGGGCGGAAATCACTGGAACAGTATGCAGGGATTGACCGAATTTGATCCACTGGATGACCAAAATATTATTTATACTTTCCACTCGTATGAGCCATACAATTTTACGCACCAGCAATTATCCTGGACTTCACCATCTTATTTCCCAAGTCTCGCTTTTCCATCAAACTCAAGTGATAGCCTCCAATTGTCAGATCTCATCAAATCAGCCAGAACGTGGAGTGACATATACAGACGACCTGTGATGCTGGGTGAGTATGGCGTCTCTACTGGTGCAGCTGCCCAAAGCAGATGCAATTATGTATCCACAATCCACAAGGCACTAAATGCGTATGGCATACCAGGATATTATTGGGATCCGTTTTCTGCATCTGATGGGTTTGGGTTTATGTCAGGCGGTACTCAGATTTCTTGTTTTGCAGCCGCTATGAAAACAAGTAGCTTCAACACATGTCAGAAATCAGTTACAAACAAAAGCGATTTTGGTGCCGGATCATTGCGTGAGCAAATCTCCTGTGCCAATGCCGGTGATACTATCCTTATTGCTGCTTCATTGACAGGTGATACGCTGATGTTGAACTACTTACCAGCCTTTCCAAATAAAAATCTGACAATAAAAAATCAGAATCCCGGACCAGTGTATTTGAAAAACTCAAGTGATATTCGTCCTCTGATATTCGACAAATCGGGGCATAGTCTCAATATAGACAATATAACATTACTTAGCCCAAACAGCCATCTATTTTTAAATCAAAATGGAACAACTACTTTAAAAAATGTCAAAATTCTGGCTCATCCGACATCAGGCAAAGTAGAATTGAAGGGTGGCCAGCTTAAAATCGAAGGTGATGTTTTGATTAAGCAGTAA
- the rpsO gene encoding 30S ribosomal protein S15 yields MAVYLTEEKKNEIFAEYGGSASNTGSIEGQIALFTLRIKALSEHLKTNKHDNSCKRSMLSLVGKRKRHLKYLMHKDIQGYRNLIEKLGIRK; encoded by the coding sequence ATGGCAGTTTATTTAACTGAAGAGAAAAAAAATGAAATTTTTGCCGAGTACGGCGGAAGTGCATCCAACACCGGATCAATCGAAGGACAGATTGCTTTATTCACATTGAGAATTAAGGCTTTATCTGAGCATTTAAAGACCAATAAACATGACAACTCTTGCAAAAGAAGCATGTTATCACTTGTTGGTAAAAGAAAAAGACACCTTAAGTATCTAATGCATAAAGATATTCAGGGATATAGAAACCTCATTGAAAAATTAGGAATCAGAAAATAA
- the pnp gene encoding polyribonucleotide nucleotidyltransferase, with product MGNIIPTQTSFRLPDGKEVVIETGKLATQAHGSVVVKVENTMLLATVVASSEAKPDQSFFPLSVDYQERFAAAGKIPGNFFRRETRLSDYEILISRLVDRAVRPLFPDTFLNETQIIIQLISGDAKHMPDCYAALAASAALSVSDIPFDGPISEVRVAKINGKYIVNPERDQLATADLDLIIAATTKDVMMVEGEANECQESDIIEAIKIAHEAIKVQCAAQLTLAKMVGDKALIKREVIVPEEDTELKDMIKGIAKDRLLVISSSALDKTSRKNGYKEVGKAVKDAILQQKGEEYVTENDAKISEYFDKLKKNVIRQMVLDTGIRLDGRKCDEIRPIWCEVAYLPAAHGSAIFNRGETQSLTSLTLGTKLDQMMIDNALDNYYEKFILHYNFPGLSVGEVKPNRGPGRREVGHANLAGRSLKKVMPEGLPYTLRIVSDILESNGSSSMATVCAGSLALMDSGIKIKSAVSGIAMGMIAEGGRSAILSDILGDEDAIGDMDFKVTGTSKGITGCQMDIKVDGLPYETLEKALMQAKEGRLHILGEMNKTISVPAEDLKPHAPRMVEVVIDKSFIGAVIGPGGKIIQEIQARTGTIINIEEVGDKGIVTIASTNAEGLQGAKEAIARIAFTPSVGDVYEAEVESLMPYGAFVKFFGQSGLLHVSEVDHKRIEDVSTVLKVGDKIQVKIIGTDPKTGKLRLSRKALLENPRDKQ from the coding sequence ATGGGAAATATTATTCCTACACAAACATCATTCAGACTTCCTGATGGTAAGGAAGTAGTCATTGAGACGGGTAAATTGGCCACGCAGGCACATGGTTCTGTAGTGGTGAAAGTGGAAAATACTATGTTACTTGCCACTGTGGTTGCGAGTTCTGAAGCAAAACCCGATCAATCGTTTTTTCCGTTATCGGTAGATTATCAGGAAAGATTTGCTGCAGCAGGTAAGATACCGGGCAATTTTTTCAGAAGAGAGACCAGGCTCTCAGACTACGAGATATTAATCTCAAGGTTGGTGGACAGAGCAGTGAGACCTTTATTCCCTGATACCTTCCTGAATGAGACCCAAATCATCATTCAACTGATTTCTGGTGACGCAAAGCATATGCCTGATTGTTACGCTGCCCTAGCAGCATCAGCGGCATTGTCAGTTTCTGATATACCCTTTGACGGGCCTATTTCAGAAGTCAGAGTGGCCAAAATTAACGGAAAATACATTGTAAATCCTGAAAGAGACCAATTGGCAACAGCTGATCTGGATCTGATCATCGCTGCCACCACCAAAGATGTCATGATGGTTGAGGGAGAAGCTAATGAATGTCAGGAGTCTGATATAATTGAAGCCATTAAAATTGCTCATGAAGCTATCAAAGTACAATGTGCTGCTCAGCTGACATTAGCAAAAATGGTAGGAGACAAAGCATTGATTAAGAGAGAAGTGATTGTGCCTGAAGAAGATACAGAACTTAAGGATATGATCAAAGGGATTGCCAAGGATAGATTATTGGTCATTTCTTCCTCTGCATTGGATAAGACTTCCCGTAAAAATGGATATAAAGAAGTTGGTAAAGCTGTAAAAGATGCCATCCTGCAACAAAAAGGAGAAGAATACGTAACTGAAAATGATGCTAAAATATCTGAGTACTTTGATAAACTGAAGAAAAATGTCATCAGGCAGATGGTTTTGGATACCGGCATCAGGTTGGATGGTCGTAAGTGTGATGAAATCAGACCAATATGGTGTGAAGTAGCTTATTTGCCGGCGGCCCATGGTAGTGCTATTTTCAACAGAGGAGAAACTCAATCCCTTACATCATTGACATTAGGTACAAAACTGGACCAGATGATGATAGACAATGCATTGGATAATTATTACGAAAAATTTATTCTTCATTACAACTTTCCCGGATTGTCCGTGGGTGAAGTAAAACCAAACAGAGGGCCGGGAAGAAGAGAAGTAGGTCATGCCAATCTCGCAGGCAGATCACTAAAGAAGGTGATGCCTGAAGGCCTGCCTTACACATTGCGTATAGTATCTGATATTCTTGAGTCCAATGGAAGTTCTTCTATGGCTACTGTTTGCGCCGGATCATTGGCATTGATGGATAGTGGTATAAAAATCAAATCGGCAGTATCAGGTATCGCTATGGGTATGATTGCCGAAGGTGGAAGATCAGCTATCCTTTCTGATATATTAGGTGACGAAGATGCTATAGGAGATATGGACTTTAAAGTAACCGGCACTTCTAAAGGTATCACAGGTTGTCAGATGGATATAAAAGTAGATGGTTTGCCTTATGAGACACTTGAAAAGGCATTAATGCAAGCTAAGGAAGGTCGTCTTCACATCCTTGGCGAAATGAATAAAACCATTTCAGTACCGGCTGAAGATTTGAAACCACATGCACCAAGGATGGTAGAGGTCGTTATCGATAAATCATTTATCGGAGCAGTGATAGGTCCAGGTGGAAAGATCATTCAGGAAATTCAGGCCCGTACCGGTACTATCATCAACATAGAAGAAGTAGGTGATAAAGGTATAGTGACTATAGCCAGTACCAATGCAGAAGGCTTACAAGGTGCAAAGGAAGCAATAGCAAGAATAGCATTTACGCCTTCAGTTGGAGATGTGTATGAAGCAGAGGTAGAGTCTCTGATGCCGTATGGAGCATTCGTTAAGTTTTTTGGTCAGAGTGGATTACTTCATGTATCTGAGGTGGATCACAAACGTATCGAAGATGTCAGCACAGTATTAAAAGTTGGTGACAAGATTCAGGTTAAGATCATCGGTACTGATCCTAAGACTGGCAAACTCAGACTGTCCAGGAAGGCATTGCTGGAGAATCCCCGAGATAAGCAGTAA